One Fusarium falciforme chromosome 14, complete sequence genomic region harbors:
- a CDS encoding EST1-DNA-bind domain-containing protein: protein MRASRKRAGEALMPSSDTFKLTKHETPSTNRSRPRTVQQDNVGETPILSHSSTHPPTREDESASSLSLMHQPDTRPISQDQLVAEVKGIYAGLVMVETKCIEVDNAQSSNAESNPKLNNDQWQVLIALHRTLLHEHHDFFLASQHPSASPALRRLASKYAMPARVWRHGIHSFLKLLRHRLPASLEHMLTFLYLAYSIVALLYEIVPAFEDTWIECLGDLGRYRMAIEDDCIRDRETWTGVSRHWYSKASDKSPTTGRLYHHLAILARPNALQQLFYYTKSLCVRESIMTLSDPAMSGFVKVGWMLFSARRGRGDARHFHLAFSVLLFPTRTDPDMPRAVMSELLYLLHERLTLNRFEPYTIESFSRDPNPSRPFP from the exons ATGCGAGCATCGAGAAAGAGAGCTGGCGAAGCGTTGATGCCCTCCTCCGACACGTTCAAGCTCACCAAACACGAAACGCCCAGCACGAACCGATCCCGACCAAGGACGGTCCAACAAGACAATGTTGGGGAGACACCAATACTCTCCCATTCGTCCACACATCCACCAACCCGCGAGGATGAGTCTGCGTCTTCATTAAGTTTGATGCACCAGCCAGACACCAGACCCATTTCCCAAGACCAATTAGTCGCGGAAGTAAAGGGTATATACGCTGGCCTTGTTATGGTTGAAACAAAATGTATAGAGGTCGACAATGCACAATCCTCCAACGCCGAGTCTAATCCCAAGCTCAATAACGACCAGTGGCAAGTTCTGATCGCTCTGCACAGGACACTGTTGCATGAGCATCATGACTTCTTTCTCGCCAGCCAACATCCGTCCGCAAGCCCTGCACTTCGACGACTGGCATCCAAATACGCCATGCCTGCCCGCGTGTGGCGCCACGGCATCCATTCCTTCCTTAAACTTCTGAGACATAGGCTTCCTGCGTCTTTAGAGCATATGCTTACGTTTTTGTATCTGGCATATAGTATTGTAGCACTCTTGTATGAGATTGTTCCTGCTTTCGAAGATACATGGATTGAGTGCTTGGGAGACTTGGGTCGATACAGAATGGCGATCGAGGATGACTGTATTCGGGACCGCGAGACCTGGACTGGCGTGAGCCGCCATTGGTATAGCAAGGCCTCTGACAAGTCTCCTACCACCGGGCGGCTCTACCACCATCTTGCTATTCTTGCCAGGCCCAATGCCTTGCAGCAGCTTTTCTATTATACGAAGTCACTTTGTGTGAGGGAGAGTATCATGACTCTATCTGACCCTGCCATGAGCGGCTTTGTGAAAGTTGGATGGATGCTCTTCTCCGCTAGGCGAGGGCGGGGGGACGC GCGCCACTTTCACCTTGCGTTTTCGGTGTTATTATTCCCGACTCGCACCGATCCCGATATGCCTCGCGCGGTGATGTCCGAACTTCTGTATTTGCTACATGAACGCCTCACTTTAAATCGCTTCGAGCCGTACACCATTGAGTCCTTCTCCCGAGATCCAAATCCCTCCCGACCCTTTCCATAA
- a CDS encoding LysM domain-containing protein → MATPSVPRKRQLAAGDINCRDWGETYEHVGESTCQKLADRYGITLGTFYELNPILESDCKKVRPYTQYCHRGFIEPLRAHGGKCGPLYNNATCLGTDKECCNSETWTCGDRERDCTPSLCYRGAGTCFLRAVVSTDGICGLVKNRYTLRVCGEWGNCCNLQGKCGSGPDFCGKGC, encoded by the exons ATGGCCACACCCAGTGTGCCGCGCAAGAGGCAGCTCGCGGCGGGAGATATCAACTGCCGGGACTGGGGCGAAACATATGAGCACGTTGGTGAATCGACGTGCCAAAAACTGGCCGACCGCTATGGTATAACCCTTGGTACCTTTTACGAACTAAATCCGATCCTGGAGTCAGATTGCAAGAAAGTCAGGCCCTACACGCAATATTGTCACAGAGGAT TCATTGAACCATTGAGGGCGCATGGCGGAAAGTGTGGCCCTCTATACAACAATGCAACTTGCCTTGGCACTGATAAAGAATGCTGCAACTCCGAAACTTGGACATGCGGCGACCGAGA ACGAGACTGCACCCCAAGTCTCTGCTACAGAGGTGCCGGCACCTGCTTTCTCCGCGCCGTCGTCTCAACTGACGGCATTTGTGGCCTGGTCAAGAATCGGTATACGCTCCGTGTCTGTGGAGAGTGGGGAAACTGCTGCAATCTTCAAGGGAAATGCGGCTCGGGGCCTGACTTTTGCGGCAAAGGTTGTTGA